One genomic segment of Microbacterium maritypicum includes these proteins:
- a CDS encoding MarR family winged helix-turn-helix transcriptional regulator, producing MDVKRAERVSKAASGYDPSRRHDAGEIDDGDIRSRVQQLTMRQRRFERSVAKQLELDAPGLEVLDHLISRGPATPTELAHRIEISTAAMTLVLNRLEDRGHVRRDRHPSDGRKLIVTASEDAAADAERLVAPLIDEVEAQIAAMSAQERATVATFLDGLIGAYDRSTLS from the coding sequence ATGGATGTCAAACGAGCCGAGCGGGTGTCGAAAGCCGCTTCGGGGTACGACCCGTCGCGTCGGCACGACGCCGGCGAGATCGATGACGGCGACATCCGGTCCCGTGTGCAGCAGCTCACGATGCGACAGCGGCGTTTCGAACGGTCGGTCGCGAAGCAGCTCGAACTCGATGCCCCGGGTCTCGAGGTGCTCGACCATCTGATCTCGCGCGGACCCGCGACGCCCACCGAGCTGGCGCATCGCATCGAGATCTCGACCGCGGCCATGACCCTCGTCCTCAACCGTCTCGAAGACCGCGGTCATGTGCGCCGAGATCGTCACCCTTCCGACGGGCGCAAACTCATCGTGACCGCCTCCGAAGATGCCGCTGCCGATGCTGAGCGCCTCGTGGCGCCGCTGATCGACGAGGTCGAGGCGCAGATCGCGGCCATGAGCGCCCAGGAACGGGCGACGGTCGCGACCTTCCTCGATGGCCTCATCGGCGCCTACGATCGGTCGACCCTGAGCTGA
- the recQ gene encoding DNA helicase RecQ: MPQTPRDPYADLPYADEPYDDGWESSVPPEPMDWEPQGAGFEPPLDWGQGPVTPVAPRSATAAPSAVRTAAPSRYPTAREALHTVFGYDEFRGDQADIVEQVIAGGDAVVLMPTGGGKSITYQVPALVREGTGLVISPLIALMHDQVDALRANGVNAAYLNSTQAIDERREVERAYIAGELDLIYVAPERLSSAQTTALLQRGTLSVIAIDEAHCVSQWGHDFRPDYLALGDLGERFPGVPRMALTATATAATHKEITERLQLGAAKHFVASFDRPNIQYRIVPKVDPRKQLVAFIRSQTPASDDGAQPAGIVYALSRKSVEQTATYLAAQGLDALPYHAGLPAEVRAANQARFLREDGVVMVATIAFGMGIDKPDVRFVAHIDLPKSVEGYYQETGRAGRDGEPSVAWMAYGLGDVVQQRRLIDQSPGDRTFKMRMGQHLDAMLALCETVECRRQNLLGYFGQESQPCGNCDTCLEDTETFDGLVPAQKLLSTIVRLKRERNQAFGAGHLIDILRGASTERIRQQGHDKLATYGIGNDLSDQDWRSVVRQLLARGIVVAQGDYGTLAPGEQAAGVLRGETAVPLRKDTIGRPTSSGRARKASAADALDAGDRGLFEALRAWRAETAREQGVPAYIVFGDATLRALAEHRPASLADLDGITGIGAKKREAYGEGVLAVIAAA; encoded by the coding sequence ATGCCGCAGACTCCCCGTGACCCGTACGCGGATCTGCCGTACGCCGACGAGCCCTACGACGACGGGTGGGAGTCGTCCGTCCCGCCGGAGCCGATGGATTGGGAGCCGCAGGGCGCGGGCTTCGAGCCCCCGCTCGACTGGGGGCAGGGGCCGGTCACCCCGGTGGCTCCGCGGTCCGCCACGGCCGCGCCGTCGGCTGTGCGCACCGCCGCCCCGAGCCGCTATCCGACCGCGCGCGAGGCGCTGCACACGGTCTTCGGGTACGACGAGTTCCGTGGCGATCAGGCCGACATCGTCGAGCAGGTCATCGCGGGCGGCGACGCCGTCGTGCTGATGCCGACCGGTGGCGGAAAGAGCATCACGTACCAGGTGCCGGCTCTCGTGCGCGAGGGCACCGGGCTCGTGATCAGCCCGTTGATCGCGCTCATGCACGACCAGGTCGATGCGCTGCGGGCCAACGGCGTCAACGCCGCCTATCTCAACTCCACGCAGGCCATCGATGAGCGTCGCGAGGTCGAGAGGGCGTACATCGCCGGCGAGCTCGACCTCATCTACGTCGCACCGGAGCGTCTTTCCAGCGCGCAGACCACTGCTCTTCTTCAGCGCGGAACGCTCAGCGTGATCGCGATCGACGAGGCGCACTGCGTGTCGCAGTGGGGTCACGACTTCCGCCCCGACTACCTCGCCCTGGGTGACCTGGGTGAGCGGTTCCCCGGTGTGCCGCGCATGGCTCTCACGGCCACGGCGACCGCGGCGACGCACAAGGAGATCACCGAGCGCCTGCAGCTCGGCGCCGCGAAGCACTTCGTCGCGAGCTTCGACCGCCCGAACATCCAGTATCGGATCGTGCCCAAGGTCGACCCGCGCAAGCAGCTGGTCGCGTTCATCAGATCCCAGACGCCGGCGAGCGACGACGGTGCGCAGCCCGCGGGCATCGTGTACGCGCTCAGCCGCAAGTCGGTCGAGCAGACGGCGACCTACCTCGCCGCCCAGGGGCTCGATGCGCTGCCGTACCACGCGGGTCTGCCCGCCGAGGTGCGGGCGGCGAACCAGGCGCGCTTCCTTCGCGAAGACGGCGTGGTCATGGTCGCCACGATCGCTTTCGGCATGGGCATCGACAAGCCCGACGTGCGCTTCGTCGCGCACATCGACCTGCCGAAGTCGGTCGAGGGTTACTACCAGGAGACCGGTCGCGCTGGTCGCGACGGCGAGCCCTCTGTGGCCTGGATGGCGTACGGCCTCGGCGACGTCGTGCAGCAGCGCAGGCTCATCGACCAGAGCCCCGGCGACCGCACGTTCAAGATGCGGATGGGTCAGCACCTCGACGCCATGCTCGCCCTGTGCGAGACCGTGGAGTGCCGACGCCAGAACCTTCTCGGCTATTTCGGTCAGGAGTCGCAGCCGTGCGGCAACTGCGACACGTGCCTGGAAGACACCGAGACGTTCGACGGCCTCGTCCCCGCGCAGAAGCTGCTCTCGACGATCGTGCGGCTCAAGCGCGAGCGCAATCAGGCGTTCGGCGCCGGGCATCTGATCGACATCCTCCGCGGGGCCTCGACCGAGCGCATCCGGCAGCAGGGCCACGACAAGCTCGCGACCTACGGCATCGGCAACGACCTCTCCGACCAGGACTGGCGAAGTGTCGTGCGGCAGCTCCTCGCTCGCGGCATCGTGGTCGCGCAGGGAGACTACGGCACTCTCGCGCCCGGAGAGCAGGCGGCCGGTGTGCTCCGAGGGGAGACCGCCGTGCCGTTGCGCAAGGACACGATCGGGCGCCCCACCTCCTCCGGCCGCGCTCGCAAGGCCAGCGCCGCCGACGCCTTGGACGCGGGGGATCGCGGACTCTTCGAAGCACTGCGCGCCTGGCGGGCCGAGACGGCGCGCGAGCAGGGCGTGCCCGCGTACATCGTCTTCGGCGATGCCACCCTCCGTGCGCTCGCCGAGCATCGTCCGGCCTCCCTCGCCGACCTCGACGGCATCACCGGCATCGGGGCGAAGAAGCGCGAGGCCTACGGCGAGGGCGTGCTGGCGGTCATCGCCGCCGCCTGA
- a CDS encoding TetR/AcrR family transcriptional regulator has translation MTTTATGSRHARAAATRQRILSAAHDLFVAHGYRSTSLRDIAAAAAVSHPGLLGHFASKDDLLGEVVAALEADNESVFSAIAAAAEPGELVFSSIAERNARTPGYLELFAALTGEASAVGHPAHARMRERYCRLRSLSVDVLEDAKYHGVIAADRDVDGETVRHTAGWDGLQLLSQYLPDRVDVVEMLEERENLWALPVAWRDPDDDPSSDADAAGPLPELRTTATPDTEPGYAVGRRRRTQILADATRLFARDGYGDTSLQDIATAVGVSKSTLLHHYPSKELLLSAVLTERDSAINENQGVTGAASAGEVLRSIPDGAARSSQDEPGLIEVYAVLSCEAVPAAHPAHDYFATRFANALEYFTELFRLAQVDGDLPTDRDPVHEATWLIAMWDGLQYQWLYDRERLDIATHLRAHLDDVLPPR, from the coding sequence ATGACGACCACAGCGACCGGCTCGCGACATGCCCGCGCTGCCGCCACGCGCCAGCGCATCCTGTCTGCTGCGCACGACCTGTTCGTCGCACACGGCTATCGGTCGACATCCCTCCGCGACATCGCCGCCGCCGCCGCCGTCAGCCACCCGGGCCTGCTGGGCCATTTCGCCTCGAAGGACGACCTTCTCGGCGAGGTCGTCGCCGCACTGGAAGCCGACAACGAGAGCGTGTTCAGCGCGATCGCGGCGGCTGCCGAACCCGGCGAGCTGGTCTTCTCCAGCATCGCCGAGCGAAACGCACGCACTCCGGGCTACCTCGAGCTGTTCGCGGCGCTCACCGGCGAGGCCTCGGCCGTCGGTCACCCCGCGCACGCGCGGATGCGTGAGCGCTACTGCCGGCTGCGCTCGCTGAGCGTCGACGTCCTGGAAGACGCGAAGTACCACGGAGTCATCGCGGCTGATCGCGACGTCGACGGCGAGACCGTTAGGCATACGGCCGGGTGGGACGGCCTGCAACTGCTCTCGCAGTACCTTCCGGATCGAGTCGACGTGGTCGAGATGCTCGAGGAGCGCGAGAACCTCTGGGCGCTGCCGGTCGCATGGCGCGATCCCGACGACGACCCCTCATCCGACGCGGACGCGGCCGGCCCCCTGCCCGAGCTGCGCACGACGGCGACGCCGGACACCGAACCCGGTTATGCGGTCGGCCGTCGCCGCCGCACGCAGATCCTCGCCGATGCGACGCGCCTGTTCGCACGCGACGGCTACGGCGACACCAGCCTGCAGGACATCGCCACCGCGGTCGGGGTGTCGAAGTCGACGCTGCTGCACCACTACCCGTCGAAGGAGCTGCTGCTCAGCGCCGTCCTCACCGAACGGGACAGCGCCATCAACGAGAACCAGGGGGTCACCGGCGCAGCGTCCGCCGGAGAAGTGCTCCGCAGCATCCCCGATGGCGCCGCGCGGAGCTCACAGGATGAGCCGGGCCTGATCGAGGTGTATGCGGTGCTGTCCTGCGAGGCGGTTCCCGCCGCCCACCCCGCGCACGACTACTTCGCGACGCGGTTCGCGAACGCGCTGGAGTACTTCACCGAGCTCTTCCGCCTCGCCCAGGTCGACGGCGACCTGCCGACGGATCGCGACCCGGTGCACGAAGCCACGTGGCTCATCGCGATGTGGGACGGACTGCAGTACCAGTGGCTGTACGACAGGGAGCGGCTCGACATCGCCACGCACCTGCGCGCCCACCTCGACGACGTGCTGCCTCCGCGCTGA
- a CDS encoding MFS transporter: protein MTELSSAASAAAVGTTGFKAPGTTPLKTPRGYTPGLAAVNFGVYLALLTPVMVSMAFKVQHIDPVNTEGSLGLVMGVGAIFALIANPLVGRLSDRTTSRWGMRRPWILGGAIIGLGGFVLIGSATSVWMVLLAWCLVQTAMNAVLAAANATLPDQVPVTSRGKVSGIIGITTPIGILAGSFLVNFLPGDFERFVVPGVIALILVIVFVLTLKDRRLTEKPAEKFTVAMFFGSFVFNPRKHPDFGWTWLTKFFVMFGYAGIATFLPLYLVTKFGLDEQGAVGIILAANLASMAAMAISSPLGGFLSDKIGKRRPFVAIAGVVMVIGLVILAIAPDVTTVIIAQSIIGLGAGSFLSVDLALATEVLPNPDDVAKDLGVLNIANALPQSIAPAIAPGIIALGAATPLGGYTTWYLFGALVALAGAVLVYRIKGVK from the coding sequence ATGACAGAGTTGTCATCCGCCGCTTCCGCGGCCGCGGTCGGCACCACCGGGTTCAAGGCCCCGGGGACCACGCCGCTGAAGACCCCGCGCGGGTACACGCCGGGCCTCGCCGCCGTGAACTTCGGCGTCTACCTGGCCCTGCTCACCCCGGTCATGGTGTCGATGGCGTTCAAGGTCCAGCACATCGACCCCGTGAACACCGAGGGCAGCCTCGGGCTCGTGATGGGCGTCGGCGCGATCTTCGCCCTCATCGCGAACCCGCTCGTCGGTCGGCTCTCCGACCGCACCACGTCGCGCTGGGGCATGCGTCGTCCGTGGATCCTCGGTGGTGCGATCATCGGCCTCGGCGGCTTCGTCCTCATCGGGTCGGCGACCTCGGTGTGGATGGTCCTGCTTGCCTGGTGCCTCGTGCAGACCGCGATGAACGCCGTGCTCGCCGCCGCCAATGCGACGCTGCCCGATCAGGTACCGGTCACCAGCCGCGGCAAGGTTTCCGGCATCATCGGCATCACGACTCCGATCGGCATCCTCGCCGGGAGCTTCCTGGTGAACTTCCTCCCCGGTGACTTCGAGCGCTTCGTCGTTCCTGGCGTGATCGCGCTGATCCTCGTGATCGTGTTCGTCCTGACCCTCAAGGACCGGCGTCTCACCGAGAAGCCCGCAGAGAAGTTCACCGTCGCGATGTTCTTCGGCTCGTTCGTGTTCAATCCGCGCAAGCACCCCGACTTCGGCTGGACGTGGCTCACCAAGTTCTTCGTGATGTTCGGATACGCCGGCATCGCCACGTTCCTGCCGCTCTACCTCGTCACCAAGTTCGGGCTCGACGAGCAGGGCGCTGTCGGCATCATCCTCGCCGCCAACCTGGCCTCGATGGCGGCGATGGCGATCTCGTCCCCGCTCGGTGGATTCCTCTCCGACAAGATCGGCAAGCGTCGCCCGTTCGTCGCCATCGCCGGGGTCGTCATGGTCATCGGCCTGGTCATCCTCGCGATCGCTCCCGATGTCACGACCGTCATCATCGCGCAGTCGATCATCGGTCTCGGCGCCGGTTCCTTCCTCTCCGTCGACCTCGCCCTCGCGACCGAGGTGCTGCCCAACCCCGACGACGTGGCGAAAGACCTCGGTGTGCTGAACATCGCCAACGCCCTTCCGCAGTCGATCGCCCCGGCCATCGCCCCCGGCATCATCGCGCTGGGAGCGGCCACCCCGCTCGGCGGCTACACCACCTGGTACCTGTTCGGCGCGCTCGTCGCGCTCGCCGGCGCCGTTCTCGTCTACCGCATCAAGGGAGTCAAGTGA
- a CDS encoding glycoside hydrolase family 3 protein, whose amino-acid sequence MTISDTTATSTVRPWLDADLPVDERVQLLLDAMTIEEKAGLFFHTMIAIGDLEEPNPVFATPSAREFLETKRMTHFNLLGAAPTGREIAAWQNALQRLAASTRLGIPVTLSTDPRHSFSENPGASILAGPFSQWPETLGLAATRDESLVERFADIARQEYTAVGLRVALHPQVDLATEPRWARQTATFGEDAELSGRLGAAYIRGFQGASFGPGSVSTMTKHFPGGGPQKDGEDPHFPYGREQVYPGGEFELHLKPFEDALAAGTRQMMPYYGMPVGTEYEEVGFGFNKSVITGLLRERYRFDGVVCTDWGLISDSEIFGQPFPARAWGVEHLTPRERMKKVLDAGADQFGGEANPELLLELVAEGEVTEARLDVSARRILREKFELGLFENPYVDEDAADDIVGRAEFRAAGEDAQRASITVLSNNGALPFARGRKLYVEGIDAEVAASFGEVVETPGEADLAIIRLHAPFEERETMFENFFHAGSLAFSEQVVAHVREVAAAVPTVVDVLADRPPILTPIVEAAAAVTVNWGASGAALLDVLSGAFPAQGTLPFDLPRSMAAVEASRPDVPFDTADPLFRFGHGLSL is encoded by the coding sequence GTGACCATCTCCGACACCACGGCCACATCCACCGTCCGCCCCTGGCTGGACGCCGATCTGCCCGTCGACGAACGCGTGCAGCTGCTCCTCGACGCCATGACGATCGAGGAGAAGGCGGGACTGTTCTTCCACACGATGATCGCGATCGGCGATCTCGAAGAGCCGAACCCCGTCTTCGCGACTCCGTCGGCCCGCGAGTTCCTCGAGACCAAGCGGATGACCCACTTCAACCTGCTCGGCGCCGCGCCCACCGGGCGGGAGATCGCGGCGTGGCAGAACGCGCTGCAGCGTCTGGCGGCATCCACCCGCCTCGGTATTCCCGTGACGCTGTCGACCGATCCGCGCCACTCGTTCAGTGAGAACCCCGGGGCCTCGATCCTCGCCGGCCCCTTCTCGCAGTGGCCCGAGACCCTCGGCCTCGCAGCGACCCGCGATGAGTCACTGGTCGAGCGCTTCGCCGATATCGCCCGCCAGGAGTACACGGCGGTCGGGCTGCGCGTGGCCCTGCACCCCCAGGTCGACCTTGCGACGGAGCCGCGGTGGGCCCGGCAGACGGCGACCTTCGGTGAGGATGCAGAGCTGTCGGGCAGGCTCGGCGCGGCCTACATCCGCGGCTTCCAGGGCGCATCGTTCGGCCCTGGCTCGGTGTCGACCATGACCAAGCACTTCCCCGGAGGGGGACCGCAGAAGGACGGAGAGGACCCGCACTTCCCCTACGGTCGGGAGCAGGTCTACCCTGGCGGCGAGTTCGAGCTTCACCTGAAGCCGTTCGAAGACGCGCTCGCCGCGGGCACCCGGCAGATGATGCCCTACTACGGGATGCCCGTCGGCACGGAGTACGAGGAGGTGGGATTCGGGTTCAACAAGTCCGTGATCACCGGCCTGCTGCGTGAGCGGTACCGCTTCGACGGTGTCGTGTGCACCGACTGGGGCCTGATCAGCGACTCCGAGATCTTCGGCCAGCCCTTCCCCGCACGTGCCTGGGGTGTGGAGCACCTCACGCCGCGCGAGCGCATGAAGAAGGTGCTGGATGCCGGTGCCGATCAGTTCGGCGGTGAGGCGAATCCGGAACTCCTGCTCGAGCTCGTCGCCGAGGGCGAGGTGACCGAGGCCCGTCTCGACGTCTCGGCGCGACGCATCCTGCGCGAGAAGTTCGAGCTCGGACTGTTCGAGAACCCGTACGTCGACGAGGACGCGGCCGACGACATCGTCGGGCGCGCGGAGTTCCGTGCCGCGGGGGAAGACGCCCAGCGCGCCTCGATCACGGTGCTCTCGAACAACGGTGCTCTGCCCTTCGCGCGCGGCCGAAAGCTCTACGTCGAGGGCATCGACGCCGAGGTCGCAGCATCCTTCGGGGAGGTCGTGGAGACGCCGGGCGAGGCCGATCTGGCGATCATCCGCCTGCACGCCCCGTTCGAGGAGCGCGAGACGATGTTCGAGAACTTCTTCCACGCCGGCTCCCTCGCGTTCTCGGAGCAGGTGGTCGCGCATGTGCGCGAGGTCGCGGCCGCCGTGCCGACCGTCGTCGACGTGCTCGCCGATCGTCCGCCGATCCTGACGCCGATCGTGGAAGCTGCCGCCGCGGTGACCGTCAACTGGGGCGCTTCGGGTGCGGCACTGCTCGATGTGCTCAGCGGCGCGTTCCCCGCGCAGGGCACGCTGCCGTTCGACCTTCCGCGGTCGATGGCCGCGGTCGAGGCTTCGCGTCCCGACGTGCCGTTCGACACCGCCGATCCGCTGTTCCGCTTCGGCCACGGGCTTTCGCTCTGA